The Argentina anserina chromosome 5, drPotAnse1.1, whole genome shotgun sequence genome includes the window TATAGGGTAGTACAGAGTCGGCATTTGATGTGAGATGTGTTTCTCTGAAAGTTCTCTGAAGTTGTCATAAAGAAACAACGACACTATAGATACCATACCAAACGGATGATATGCCACCTCTATTCTTGCAAGTGTATGAGGTTTCAGTCTGGAACCCAAGTTTGTATAATCGTACTAAAGTATTTCAAGTAAGATACCAGTCAGTTACCTTACCACAGTACTGAAAGGAGGCAATTTTTCTTCAATAATTTGTTCCGTAAAAttctatttttcattcatttcatAAAACACAAGGCAACTATGCCAAGAAAGCTCATTACACAGAGAACTGTGGAACTGTAGTATACGTCCCCACAGCAAAAGAACAGTCAATAGaaagaagtaacaaaaatcTCCAGGAAATACCAAGATGTATTACATCTTGAAATAACCATAGAAAAATCTGGATGGACATTTTGTCTCTGTACATGTATATAGATCCCTGGATGTGCTAAATAATGGAGTTGTAATGTTCAGTCCATTGCAAGAAGTGTGTTGTAGTTGTAAATAGATacccattaaaagctatgagcTATCTATCTTCGTGTATGCCGAGCCATTGTCTGTATGCCAGATTATTCCGGTCCCATATTGGCGAAGGTTAACTGGCGGTACAGCAATGTCTGTTCATCATCCTCAGCATCACCAACAAGGCCTTGCTCGCCCTTGTACTCCATGTCGATGACAGTCTTACCATTCACAAATAGTTCTTCTGACTCAGGAAACCGCATCTGAGAATGTTCTCCTCCTCTAGGTGAATTTTCTAATTCTACTTGTTGCATCTCTGATTCAATCAAAACCTCCATTCGAGCACGCTCCCTGTCTCTCGGGTAGGTGCAGTATAGGAAGGAGTAAATAACACAACAGAGTGCCATCGGAATTCCTATTGCTGAGTATAGTGCCTTTGCCAATGATAAAGCATTCCCTCTGTCTGTTGCTATCTCTTCAGATGCACTGGATCCTGCAGCAACTGGTTTATAACCATAAACATGCTGAGCCAAAATCCCCACCGTGGGAGGAGCGAATGATGAGAGTATGGACTCAAAAGATCTGTCCAGGGCATACACATTTGTTCGGGATCTCTCGGGAACTATCTCAGCAAAAATTGGACTGCATGGAAAAATATCATCAAATGCAACACATTAATAGTGTTTTGCTTTCCAGGAAGGTGGAGGGACAGTAAACACCAGAAAACTGTCTTTTCTTATTTCTCAAGAAATACTTGCCGTTAACGTTTtcatattataaatgtacagTAGATATGTAAAATTACTCTTATTTCCAACAATTGTTACTCATGATTGTAAGTAATACGAAAGGAAAAGCCTAACCACATTGCCATTTGTGCATACTTTAGAAGCTATATTCTAGATTAAAAGGAGGGTTTGAAAGACTTACTTGTTCGTAGCTGGACCGTTCCAAGATATCAAGAATCCCATGATGAACAAAACTAAACCATGGATGATAGCTGAGGATGGATCATCAGGCAATACAAGCAGAAGAATTGCTGCGAGAGGTATTGCAGATGCCGAGCTTATCTGTGCTAGAATTATCCTTCCAGCATTTGGAAAGCGCACTGATAAGATATCCCCCATTTTACCTCCGAAGAGACCCCCAAGAGAACTACCAATCACAAACAAGGCAATGAGGAAAGCGGATCTCCCATGAGAAAATCCGATAAGTTCCAGCCACATTGGCGCAAATGACAATGCCGACCAAGGGAACGAGCCAGTAACACCCTGTGCCACAACAATCTGGAACGAGGGAATTTTCATAACCgatttagcttctttagccaGCTCCTTTACTTCTGACAAAAATGATCTACTAGGACCCTGGCTGCTTTCTTTTGTTGCACCCTCTGGAAAATGCGGATCAGTTGCATATATGCGGACTAAAAGACCGACTAGAACACTGATTAGTCCAACAAGATGAAAGGAAACTCTCCAACCAGGCATTCCCATGATTGTCAATGGAGCTATCAGTATGGAACAAAGACCACCAATTATCGAACCAAAGTTGCCAGTTAGCTGCAGCCACCCAAAAGCCGTACCCCTGCTACTATCATCAGTTGAGTCCGCCACAAGTGACTGCATAGCAGGAGCAACTAGAGCAAGGCCAACCCCATTCAAAGCTCTGGATATAGCCACCTGATCAGTAAACACTTAATAAACCAAGTCCACATGCTAATTACAATGACACTACATCAAAAGTAAATTTAAACTAACTTAATTCCTATAATCATAGACTAATTCGAGATCAAACTAAGCTACTTTACTTGATGTATTGATACATTAATGTACCGCCCACCCCGTAGTTAGATAATAATTGAGTAACTAGATacatgacatgagtttagaatGCTGGGTATAAGGTGGGCAAATGAAGAAAAGTAGTCGGCAAATTTACTTCTTATCATATACTTGATACATTAATATACCACACACATCATAGATTCATAGACCAACTCGAAATCAAGCTAAGCTAATCTGTTGATATATTAACGTACAGTACACGTTTTCACTAACTCGAAATCAGACTAGTGTACAGATAGATGAAGCTCGTCTCTACTTGATGTATCAATACATTATTGTACTATCGAAATCCAAAATACAATATTAAGTTATACAGAATAATGTCACATATCATACCGAATTACTGAATTGGGCAAACCACAAACTGAAATTACAAAAAGGAATTACCGAGCCTTGAGATGAATCAAGGCAGTAACTTTCCCTGGGGTAAAAGATAGAAACGCGGTAAAATCCAATACCTGATAGAAAGTGGAGGAAAACGCGACGAGAAAAGTGGCGGCGGCCCAGAGGAAGGCGCCGAGGGCGATGACGTGGGCCCGGTTGTGACGCACGGCCAGGTAA containing:
- the LOC126795225 gene encoding uncharacterized protein LOC126795225 isoform X2, which produces MQSLVADSTDDSSRGTAFGWLQLTGNFGSIIGGLCSILIAPLTIMGMPGWRVSFHLVGLISVLVGLLVRIYATDPHFPEGATKESSQGPSRSFLSEVKELAKEAKSVMKIPSFQIVVAQGVTGSFPWSALSFAPMWLELIGFSHGRSAFLIALFVIGSSLGGLFGGKMGDILSVRFPNAGRIILAQISSASAIPLAAILLLVLPDDPSSAIIHGLVLFIMGFLISWNGPATNNPIFAEIVPERSRTNVYALDRSFESILSSFAPPTVGILAQHVYGYKPVAAGSSASEEIATDRGNALSLAKALYSAIGIPMALCCVIYSFLYCTYPRDRERARMEVLIESEMQQVELENSPRGGEHSQMRFPESEELFVNGKTVIDMEYKGEQGLVGDAEDDEQTLLYRQLTFANMGPE
- the LOC126795225 gene encoding uncharacterized protein LOC126795225 isoform X1 is translated as MRLKMEPETLTLFLVNLAGIMERADESLLPGVYKEVGAALHTDPTGLGSLTLFRSIVQSLCYPIAAYLAVRHNRAHVIALGAFLWAAATFLVAFSSTFYQVAISRALNGVGLALVAPAMQSLVADSTDDSSRGTAFGWLQLTGNFGSIIGGLCSILIAPLTIMGMPGWRVSFHLVGLISVLVGLLVRIYATDPHFPEGATKESSQGPSRSFLSEVKELAKEAKSVMKIPSFQIVVAQGVTGSFPWSALSFAPMWLELIGFSHGRSAFLIALFVIGSSLGGLFGGKMGDILSVRFPNAGRIILAQISSASAIPLAAILLLVLPDDPSSAIIHGLVLFIMGFLISWNGPATNNPIFAEIVPERSRTNVYALDRSFESILSSFAPPTVGILAQHVYGYKPVAAGSSASEEIATDRGNALSLAKALYSAIGIPMALCCVIYSFLYCTYPRDRERARMEVLIESEMQQVELENSPRGGEHSQMRFPESEELFVNGKTVIDMEYKGEQGLVGDAEDDEQTLLYRQLTFANMGPE